A single Ktedonobacteraceae bacterium DNA region contains:
- a CDS encoding reverse transcriptase domain-containing protein, whose translation MKDKKLSGNARVQQAAAPANSARNGVPWKSLEQQVVRMQMQISQACQRGDKQAVHSLQQRLMESEAARLLAVRRAAEENSGRHTPGVDGVKSLSAEERLAMAATIHPRNWRQQVPRPVRRVWIPKPGTTEQRPVAILPMIDRCKQALVKLALEPEWEAQFEPHSFGFRPGRSGHDAIAAILVAIERQPTYVFDADIEGAFDHVNQAMVLDKLQTYPALRETIQAWLKAGVIDDHTYYAVETGIAQGGVLSPLLMNVALHGMEAIAAGSTARDQAKERPLLIRYADDFVILHTDLKELQQAAKRVRQWLATMGLHLHPGKTRIAHTLMPYSGQVGFDFLGFHIHQESREQPSPGRSGQGRAPAQASMSGFTSLMQRLTSPLRPTGLKTIVAPGQEASNRHLAAIEQKLRQLQQAPQAQVIEELNPMIMGWANYYNGIVPAATLNRYDDLLEQRLLDWAGRRHPGKGRDWLLNRYWQRAGNNRRVFATTNGIQLRAYRQKSILKG comes from the coding sequence ATGAAAGATAAGAAACTATCGGGAAACGCGCGCGTGCAACAGGCGGCTGCTCCGGCGAATTCAGCACGCAATGGCGTGCCGTGGAAATCGTTGGAGCAGCAGGTGGTGCGCATGCAGATGCAGATTTCACAGGCATGCCAGCGCGGGGATAAGCAGGCGGTACATTCCTTGCAGCAGCGATTGATGGAGTCCGAGGCGGCCCGGCTACTGGCGGTGCGCCGCGCGGCGGAGGAGAATTCGGGCAGGCATACGCCGGGCGTCGATGGCGTTAAATCGCTGAGTGCCGAGGAGCGGCTGGCGATGGCGGCGACGATTCATCCGCGGAACTGGCGACAACAGGTGCCGCGACCGGTGCGGCGAGTATGGATTCCCAAGCCGGGTACGACGGAACAGCGCCCGGTGGCCATCCTGCCGATGATCGACCGCTGCAAGCAGGCGCTGGTGAAACTGGCGCTTGAACCGGAGTGGGAGGCGCAGTTTGAGCCACATAGCTTCGGTTTTCGTCCCGGTCGCAGTGGGCATGATGCGATCGCGGCCATTCTGGTCGCGATTGAACGCCAGCCTACCTATGTGTTCGATGCTGATATCGAGGGGGCATTTGATCATGTCAACCAGGCGATGGTGCTGGACAAGCTGCAAACCTATCCTGCGCTGCGCGAGACCATTCAGGCCTGGCTCAAGGCGGGGGTGATCGACGACCACACCTACTATGCCGTCGAAACGGGCATTGCCCAGGGAGGCGTGCTTTCGCCTTTATTGATGAATGTGGCGCTGCATGGAATGGAGGCCATAGCAGCTGGCAGTACCGCCAGAGATCAGGCAAAGGAGCGGCCGTTGCTGATACGCTATGCCGACGACTTCGTGATTTTGCATACCGACCTCAAGGAACTGCAACAGGCGGCCAAACGAGTCCGGCAGTGGCTGGCAACGATGGGATTGCACCTGCATCCCGGCAAAACACGCATCGCGCATACGCTGATGCCCTATTCAGGCCAGGTCGGCTTCGATTTCCTGGGCTTTCACATTCATCAGGAGTCGAGAGAGCAACCTTCTCCAGGCAGGAGCGGGCAGGGACGGGCACCGGCGCAGGCAAGCATGTCTGGATTCACATCCCTTATGCAGCGGCTCACGTCGCCGCTGCGCCCAACGGGATTGAAGACCATCGTGGCCCCCGGCCAGGAGGCGAGCAATCGGCACCTGGCGGCCATCGAGCAAAAGTTACGGCAGTTGCAGCAGGCTCCGCAGGCGCAGGTGATTGAGGAACTCAATCCCATGATTATGGGCTGGGCGAACTACTACAACGGTATCGTTCCGGCGGCAACGCTGAACCGCTACGATGATCTGCTGGAGCAGCGGCTCCTCGATTGGGCGGGTCGGCGGCACCCAGGCAAGGGGCGCGACTGGTTGCTCAATCGTTACTGGCAGCGCGCCGGAAACAATCGGA